From Rutidosis leptorrhynchoides isolate AG116_Rl617_1_P2 chromosome 3, CSIRO_AGI_Rlap_v1, whole genome shotgun sequence, a single genomic window includes:
- the LOC139901756 gene encoding uncharacterized mitochondrial protein AtMg00860-like: MKLNPSKCSFGDEEGKFLGHIITERGIHANPKKIEAIENMPSPRNKKEVQSLTGKLAALTRFLSKSAERSLPFFGTLKNFLKKTDFKWMEEAGVAFQEMKKLLKELPTMTAPIAGEMLILYLAASKEALSSVLIANRG; encoded by the coding sequence ATGAAGCTCAACCCGTCGAAGTGCAGTTTTGGAGATGAAGAAGGAAAGTTTCTTGGTCATATAATAACTGAGCGCGGGATACATGCAAACCCAAAGAAAATAGAGGCAATCGAGAATATGCCGTCTCCAAGAAATAAAAAAGAAGTACAAAGTTTAACGGGTAAGTTGGCGGCATTAACGAGGTTCTTATCAAAATCCGCAGAGCGATCACTCCCCTTTTTCGGGACATTGAAGAATTTCTTAAAGAAAACGGATTTCAAGTGGATGGAGGAAGCAGGAGTGGCGTTTCAAGAAATGAAAAAGTTGCTGAAAGAGCTGCCAACAATGACTGCACCGATTGCAGGAGAAATGTTGATACTATACTTAGCAGCATCGAAGGAAGCATTAAGTTCAGTATTAATAGCAAACAGAGGATAG